A stretch of the Lactuca sativa cultivar Salinas chromosome 9, Lsat_Salinas_v11, whole genome shotgun sequence genome encodes the following:
- the LOC111881252 gene encoding deoxyhypusine hydroxylase, with amino-acid sequence MAVDGNSFEVTPETETFLCERLLDQTQPISERFRVLFSLRNLRGPAPRNALILATKDSSNLLAHEAAFALGQMQDADAIPALKLVLNDLSLHPIVRHEAAEALGAIGLESNIPLLKDSLDSDPAQEVRETCELALARIQELKNVGDTDTHQSPFLSVDPAAPASCSSVHDLREVILDEEKGMYERYSALFGLRNHGGDEAVAAIVESLNAKSALLRHEVAYVLGQLQNKYASDALSRVLKDVNEHPMVRHEAAEALGSIADEECISLLEEFSKDPEPIVSQSCEVALCMLEFERSGKSFEYLFMQAPQLQEAA; translated from the exons ATGGCGGTTGATGGAAATTCGTTCGAAGTCACTCCCGAGACAGAGACATTTCTTTGTGAGCGATTATTGGACCAAACGCAGCCAATTTCGGAGCGGTTTAGAGTCCTATTCTCCCTCCGGAATCTTCGAGGCCCTGCCCCTCGCAATGCTCTGATCCTGG CAACAAAAGATTCTTCAAACCTATTAGCACATGAGGCTGCCTTTGCTTTGGGTCAAATGCAAGATGCAGATGCTATTCCTGCTTTGAAGCTTGTTCTTAATGATCTTTCTTTGCATCCTATTGTACGCCATGAG GCTGCAGAAGCTCTTGGTGCCATTGGTTTAGAGAGTAATATTCCTCTTCTGAAAGACAGTTTGGATTCAGATCCAGCACAAGAGGTTAGAGAGACATGTGAGTTGGCTCTTGCTCGAATTCAGGAGCTTAAAAATGTTGGTGACACTGACACCCATCAATCACCATTTCTTTCTGTTGAtccagctgcacctgcttcttgCTCTTCTGTACATGATCTAAG GGAAGTGATTTTAGATGAAGAAAAGGGGATGTACGAGAGATATTCAGCTCTTTTTGGACTCCGGAATCATGGAGGTGATGAAGCAGTTGCTGCCATAGTAGAATCTTTGAATGCAAAAAGTGCTTTGTTGCGACATGAG GTTGCATATGTGTTGGGGCAATTGCAAAACAAATATGCTTCAGATGCACTCTCCAGGGTACTTAAGGATGTGAATGAGCATCCAATGGTTAGACATGAAGCTGCTGAGGCCCTTGGCTCTATTGCAG ATGAGGAGTGTATCTCTCTACTTGAGGAATTTTCCAAGGATCCAGAGCCCATTGTTTCACAGAGCTGTGAAGTTGCTTTATGCATGCTGGAATTTGAACGTTCTGGCAaatcatttgag tacCTGTTTATGCAGGCACCTCAATTGCAGGAGGCAGCATAA
- the LOC111881239 gene encoding uncharacterized protein LOC111881239, which yields MGLSKTEINLKRLLAAAPQQQNKVKLVHYVATLREQLEQLATEQTPEGLPRLSKATVNDYSEKIEAIAAKLAIPVLESVQTPELRVKTCVKENSSKKEEESINLSPGLRRRLVPSSGEHRGQDSCESSSGSSSPVKLDAAAQVHITKHRKLQEDLTDEMVDLARQLKERSLLMNKSIQNTERILDSTEKAVEHSLASTGQTNTQAMAVYTQTSNTSCFTWLLMFLMTCIFVMVVLLIKVT from the exons ATGGGATTGAGTAAAACCGAAATTAATCTGAAAAGATTGCTAGCAGCTGCTCCACAGCAACAAAACAAAGTGAAACTTGTGCAT TATGTTGCTACTTTACGCGAACAGTTGGAACAACTCGCCACAGAGCAAACTCCAGAAGGACTACCCAG ACTTTCAAAAGCTACAGTGAATGATTACTCGGAGAAAATTGAAGCCATTGCAGCCAAGCTGGCTATCCCTGTG CTGGAGAGTGTACAAACGCCTGAGCTGAGAGTGAAAACATGTGTTAAAGAAAACAGCagtaaaaaagaagaagaaagtatTAACCTTTCACCAGGGTTGAGAAGAAGACTAGT GCCTTCTTCTGGTGAACATAGAGGCCAAGATAGTTGTGAATCATCGTCTGGTTCATCATCACCTGTTAAATTGGATGCTGCAGCACAAGTACATATCACAAAACACAggaagcttcaagaagatttgaCAGATGAAATGGTGGATTTGGCACGACAGCTCAAAGAGAGAAGTCTTTTGATGAACAAATCCATACAAAATACCGAAaga ATTCTTGATTCGACTGAAAAAGCAGTGGAGCATAGCCTGGCAAGCACAGGGCAGACGAATACACAGGCTATGGCTGTATACACACAGACTTCCAACACCTCATGCTTCACGTGGCTTCTCATGTTTTTAATGACGTGTATCTTCGTCATGGTGGTTCTTCTTATCAAGGTCACTTAA